In bacterium, the sequence CCCAGGCGTATCCTGGAGGAGACCACCCCCACCCAGCTTGCCATTTTCAAGGCCTTGGGTTTCCAGATCAAACACAGTAGGGTCGTACAGGTTAATTGACCAGATTGCTCCCTGATATCAACCAGATAGCCTTCTCAGGCCAACCCTAACTTGTAAAGTCCCGTCAAAGAACCGGAACAGATTCCCGAGGTCAAAATCGTTTTGGCAGGCCGGCTTGCTTCAAAACAGCATTGGCAGTGTGGCGAGATTTAATAGCACTGTCCACCACAAACCTTATCTGCGTTATCGGGCT encodes:
- a CDS encoding type II toxin-antitoxin system HicA family toxin; amino-acid sequence: MLREAGCYFERPGKGDHEIWFSPITQIRFVVDSAIKSRHTANAVLKQAGLPKRF